One Streptomyces sp. B21-105 genomic region harbors:
- a CDS encoding NADH-quinone oxidoreductase subunit M, with amino-acid sequence MSFPLLTATAALPAIGAVATAAVPAARRNAAKSLALLFSVATLVLAIFVLVRFDPDGARYQLTESHSWIADFGVRYELGVDGIGVALVALTALLIPFIILAGWHDADPLETGDASLSSFAAGRWRPTQGFFALILAVEAMVILSFEATDVFLFYIFFEAMLIPMYFLIGGFGDRAHAHGEETAATQRSYAAVKFLLYNLVGGLIMLAAVIGLYVVAGNFSLTDIAEARANGTLDMATNTERWLFLGFFFAFAVKAPLWPLHTWLPNAMGEATAPVAVLITAVVDKVGTFAMLRFCLQLFPEASKWATPVILVLALISIIYGALLAVGQRDIKRLVAYASISHFGFIILGIFAMTSQGQSGATLYMVNHGISTAALMLVAGFLISRRGSRLIADYGGVQKVAPVLAGTFLIGGLATLSLPGLAPFVSEFLVLVGTFARYPAVGIIATFGIVLAALYTLVLYQRTMTGPVKPEVSAMPDLRARELAVVAPLIVLLIFLGVYPKPVTDIVNPAVKQTLSDVHKKDPQPEVEAAK; translated from the coding sequence ATGTCCTTTCCTCTGCTGACAGCGACGGCGGCGCTCCCGGCGATCGGGGCGGTGGCCACGGCCGCCGTGCCGGCCGCCCGGCGCAACGCCGCCAAATCGCTGGCGTTGCTGTTCTCCGTCGCCACGCTCGTCCTGGCGATCTTCGTCCTGGTCCGCTTCGACCCGGACGGCGCCCGCTACCAGCTCACCGAATCCCACTCCTGGATCGCCGACTTCGGAGTCCGGTACGAACTCGGCGTGGACGGCATCGGAGTCGCGCTCGTCGCGCTGACCGCGCTGCTGATCCCGTTCATCATCCTCGCGGGCTGGCACGACGCCGACCCGCTGGAGACCGGCGACGCATCTCTCAGCAGCTTCGCTGCGGGGCGCTGGCGGCCCACTCAGGGCTTCTTCGCCCTGATCCTGGCCGTCGAGGCGATGGTGATCCTCTCCTTCGAGGCCACCGACGTCTTCCTCTTCTACATCTTCTTCGAAGCCATGCTCATCCCGATGTACTTCCTCATCGGCGGCTTCGGGGACCGTGCCCACGCGCACGGCGAGGAGACGGCGGCCACCCAACGGTCGTACGCGGCGGTCAAGTTCCTCCTGTACAACCTGGTCGGCGGTCTGATCATGCTGGCCGCGGTGATCGGCCTCTACGTGGTCGCCGGGAACTTCTCGCTCACGGACATCGCCGAGGCCCGCGCCAACGGCACACTCGACATGGCGACGAACACCGAACGCTGGCTGTTCCTCGGCTTCTTCTTCGCCTTCGCGGTGAAGGCCCCGCTGTGGCCGCTGCACACCTGGCTGCCCAACGCCATGGGCGAGGCGACCGCCCCCGTCGCGGTGCTGATCACGGCGGTGGTCGACAAGGTGGGCACCTTCGCGATGCTCCGGTTCTGCCTCCAGCTCTTCCCCGAGGCGAGCAAGTGGGCGACGCCCGTGATCCTCGTCCTGGCGCTGATCAGCATCATCTACGGGGCGCTGCTCGCCGTCGGCCAGCGGGACATCAAGCGGCTTGTGGCGTACGCGTCGATCTCGCACTTCGGGTTCATCATCCTGGGCATCTTCGCGATGACCAGCCAGGGCCAGTCGGGCGCGACGCTCTACATGGTCAACCACGGCATCTCGACGGCCGCCCTGATGCTGGTCGCCGGATTCCTCATCTCGCGGCGCGGCTCGCGGCTCATCGCCGACTACGGCGGTGTGCAGAAGGTCGCTCCGGTGCTGGCCGGCACGTTCCTGATCGGCGGTCTGGCGACGCTGTCGCTGCCGGGGCTCGCGCCGTTCGTGAGTGAGTTCCTCGTCCTGGTGGGCACGTTCGCGCGCTACCCGGCCGTCGGCATCATCGCCACCTTCGGCATCGTCCTGGCCGCCCTCTACACGCTGGTCCTCTACCAGCGGACGATGACGGGCCCGGTCAAGCCCGAGGTCTCCGCGATGCCGGACCTGCGCGCGCGTGAGCTCGCCGTCGTCGCCCCGCTGATCGTGCTGCTGATCTTCCTGGGCGTCTACCCGAAGCCCGTCACGGACATCGTGAACCCGGCGGTCAAGCAGACCTTGTCCGACGTACACAAGAAGGACCCCCAGCCCGAGGTGGAGGCGGCCAAGTGA
- the nuoN gene encoding NADH-quinone oxidoreductase subunit NuoN — MSASAVHSLWTTAAAATEPISKIDAPKIEYGQLSPTLIVVGAAIIGVLVEAFVPRKHRYYAQLFVSVVALVAAFAAVIALAAGGYGTTKARIAAMGAIAVDGPALFLQGTILLAALVGAFTFAERRLDPEAHGNRVDSFAAQAASVPGSDSEKAAVKAGFTTTEVFPLLLFAVAGMLVFPSANDLLTLFIALEVFSLPLYLLCAVARRKRLMSQEAAVKYFLLGAFASAFTLFGIALLYGYAGSVSYATIAQVVDGTVQNMNPALADTMGNDALLLIGAAMIVMGLLFKVGAVPFHMWTPDVYQGAPTPVTGFMAAATKVAAFGALLRLLYVVLPGLRWDWRPVMWGVAIVTMLGGAIVAITQTDIKRLLAYSSIAHAGFILAGVIATTPDGVSSVLFYLAAYSFVTIGAFAVVTLVRDAGGEATHLSKWAGLGRRSPLVAAVFAVFLLAFAGIPLTSGFAGKFAVFKAAAEGGAAPLVVVGVISSAIAAFFYIRVIVLMFFSEPRPEGPTVAVPSPLTMTAIGVGVAVTLVLGVAPQYFLDLANQAGVFVR, encoded by the coding sequence GTGAGCGCATCAGCCGTCCACAGCCTGTGGACAACGGCGGCAGCCGCGACCGAGCCGATCTCGAAGATCGACGCGCCGAAGATCGAGTACGGGCAGCTGTCGCCCACCTTGATCGTCGTGGGTGCGGCGATCATCGGGGTGCTCGTCGAGGCGTTCGTGCCGCGCAAGCACCGCTACTACGCACAGCTGTTCGTGTCCGTCGTGGCGCTGGTCGCCGCCTTCGCCGCGGTGATCGCGCTGGCGGCGGGCGGCTACGGCACCACGAAGGCGCGCATCGCGGCCATGGGCGCGATCGCCGTCGACGGACCCGCCCTCTTCCTTCAGGGCACGATTTTGCTGGCCGCCCTGGTCGGGGCGTTCACCTTCGCCGAAAGGCGGCTCGATCCCGAGGCGCACGGCAACCGGGTCGACTCCTTCGCCGCTCAGGCGGCCTCCGTGCCCGGAAGCGACAGCGAGAAGGCCGCCGTCAAGGCCGGTTTCACGACCACCGAGGTCTTCCCGCTGCTGCTGTTCGCGGTCGCCGGCATGCTGGTCTTCCCGTCGGCCAACGACCTGCTGACGCTCTTCATCGCACTGGAAGTCTTCTCGCTGCCGCTGTACCTGCTGTGCGCGGTGGCCCGCCGCAAGCGGCTCATGTCGCAGGAAGCCGCGGTCAAGTACTTCCTCCTCGGGGCGTTCGCCTCCGCCTTCACCCTCTTCGGCATCGCCCTGCTGTACGGCTACGCGGGATCGGTGTCGTACGCGACGATCGCGCAGGTCGTCGACGGAACGGTGCAGAACATGAACCCGGCGCTCGCCGACACCATGGGCAACGACGCGCTGCTGCTCATCGGTGCCGCGATGATCGTCATGGGCCTGCTGTTCAAGGTCGGCGCGGTGCCCTTCCACATGTGGACGCCCGACGTCTACCAGGGCGCGCCGACGCCCGTCACCGGCTTCATGGCCGCGGCGACCAAGGTGGCCGCGTTCGGCGCGCTGCTGCGCCTGCTGTACGTCGTCCTGCCCGGGCTGCGCTGGGACTGGCGGCCGGTGATGTGGGGCGTCGCGATCGTCACCATGCTGGGCGGTGCGATCGTCGCGATCACGCAGACCGACATCAAGCGGCTGCTGGCGTACTCGTCGATCGCGCACGCCGGATTCATCCTCGCCGGCGTCATCGCGACCACCCCGGACGGCGTCTCGTCCGTCCTCTTCTACCTGGCCGCGTACTCGTTCGTGACGATCGGCGCGTTCGCCGTGGTCACCCTCGTGCGCGACGCCGGCGGTGAGGCGACGCACCTGTCCAAGTGGGCGGGGCTCGGCCGGCGGTCGCCGCTGGTGGCTGCCGTGTTCGCGGTGTTCCTGCTGGCCTTCGCCGGTATCCCGCTGACCTCCGGGTTCGCCGGTAAGTTCGCCGTGTTCAAGGCGGCGGCGGAGGGCGGCGCGGCACCTCTGGTCGTGGTCGGCGTGATCTCGTCCGCGATCGCCGCCTTCTTCTACATCCGGGTGATCGTGCTGATGTTCTTCAGTGAGCCGCGGCCCGAGGGCCCGACCGTCGCCGTCCCGTCCCCGCTGACGATGACGGCGATCGGCGTGGGCGTGGCGGTCACGCTCGTGCTCGGTGTGGCGCCCCAGTACTTCCTGGACCTGGCGAACCAGGCGGGAGTGTTCGTGCGCTGA
- the recQ gene encoding DNA helicase RecQ, which produces MGATGGISEMTGITGTPERTDSEALATLHRVFGYEAFRGAQEEVIEHVVAGGDAVVLMPTGGGKSLCYQIPALVRPGTGIVVSPLIALMQDQVDALRALGVNAGFMNSTQDFDERRVVEAEFLAGELDLLYLAPERLRLESTQELLSRGKIAVFAIDEAHCVSQWGHDFRPDYLTLAVLGERWPDVPRVALTATATRATHDEITQRLNMPSARHFVASFDRPNIQYRIVPKADPKKQLLSFLREEHAGDAGIVYCLSRNSVEKTAEFLSRNGVEAVPYHAGLDAGTRAAHQSRFLREDGLVVCATIAFGMGIDKPDVRFVAHLDLPKSIEGYYQETGRGGRDGLPSTAWMAYGLNDVIQQRKLIQSGEGDEAFRRRAAAHLDSMLALCETAQCRRGQLLAYFGQEPDAAGCGNCDTCLTPPETWDGTVAAQKVLSTVVRLQRERGQKFGAVQIVDILMGKRTAKVIQFDHDQLSVFGIGEDLTEGEWRGVVRQLLAQGLLAVEGEYGTLVLTEASGAVLRREGDVLLRKEPKRPVTSSKASGGSSSGRKGAKAAVAELPEELLPAFEALRAWRAEQAREQGVPAYVIFHDATLREIATVWPTSVRQLGGISGVGEKKLVTYGEGVVAVLASLGGPPQGGTEAGATEGSAAGRAGGGAGAGAHAAAGGNAATDPGASDLWPDVDEEPAPEDWI; this is translated from the coding sequence ATGGGCGCGACGGGCGGGATCAGCGAGATGACAGGGATCACCGGGACACCGGAGCGGACCGACAGCGAGGCCCTGGCCACGCTGCACCGGGTCTTCGGATACGAGGCCTTCCGCGGCGCGCAGGAAGAGGTCATCGAGCACGTGGTGGCGGGTGGGGACGCGGTGGTCCTCATGCCGACCGGCGGCGGCAAGTCGCTCTGCTACCAGATCCCCGCCCTGGTCCGACCCGGCACGGGAATCGTCGTCTCCCCGCTGATCGCGCTGATGCAGGACCAGGTGGACGCGCTGCGGGCACTCGGCGTGAACGCCGGGTTCATGAACTCCACGCAGGACTTCGACGAGCGGCGCGTGGTCGAGGCCGAGTTCCTGGCCGGCGAGCTGGACCTGCTGTACCTCGCGCCGGAGCGACTGCGCCTCGAGTCCACCCAGGAACTTCTGTCCCGCGGCAAGATCGCGGTGTTCGCGATCGACGAGGCGCACTGTGTGTCCCAGTGGGGCCACGACTTCCGCCCCGACTACCTCACGCTCGCCGTGCTCGGCGAGCGCTGGCCCGACGTCCCGAGGGTCGCCCTCACGGCGACGGCGACGCGCGCCACGCACGACGAGATCACCCAGCGGCTCAACATGCCGTCGGCCCGGCACTTCGTGGCGAGCTTCGACCGGCCGAACATCCAGTACCGGATCGTACCGAAGGCCGACCCCAAGAAGCAGCTGCTGAGCTTCCTGCGCGAGGAACACGCGGGCGACGCGGGCATCGTGTACTGCCTCTCACGCAACTCCGTGGAGAAGACAGCCGAGTTCCTCTCCCGCAACGGCGTCGAGGCGGTCCCCTACCACGCGGGTCTGGACGCGGGCACGCGCGCCGCCCACCAGTCCCGGTTCCTGCGCGAGGACGGCCTGGTGGTGTGCGCGACCATCGCCTTCGGCATGGGCATCGACAAACCGGACGTGCGGTTCGTCGCCCACCTCGACCTGCCGAAGTCGATCGAGGGCTACTACCAGGAGACCGGGCGCGGCGGCCGTGACGGGCTGCCGTCCACGGCCTGGATGGCGTACGGCCTCAACGACGTCATACAGCAGCGCAAGCTCATCCAGTCCGGTGAGGGCGACGAGGCGTTCCGGCGCAGGGCCGCCGCCCACCTGGACTCGATGCTGGCGCTGTGCGAGACCGCGCAGTGCCGCCGTGGACAGCTCCTCGCCTACTTCGGCCAGGAACCGGACGCGGCGGGCTGCGGCAACTGCGACACCTGCCTCACCCCGCCGGAGACGTGGGACGGCACGGTCGCGGCCCAGAAGGTCCTGTCCACGGTGGTGCGGTTGCAGCGCGAGCGCGGACAGAAGTTCGGCGCCGTGCAGATCGTCGACATCCTGATGGGCAAGCGCACGGCCAAGGTGATCCAGTTCGACCACGACCAGCTCTCGGTGTTCGGCATCGGCGAGGATCTCACCGAGGGTGAATGGCGAGGCGTCGTCCGGCAGTTGCTGGCGCAGGGGCTGCTGGCCGTCGAGGGCGAGTACGGCACGCTCGTGCTGACGGAGGCCAGCGGGGCGGTGCTGCGCCGCGAAGGGGACGTGTTGCTGCGCAAGGAGCCGAAGAGGCCGGTCACGTCGTCCAAGGCGTCGGGGGGTTCCTCGTCCGGCCGCAAGGGGGCCAAGGCCGCCGTGGCCGAGCTGCCCGAGGAACTGCTGCCCGCCTTCGAGGCGCTGCGCGCCTGGCGCGCGGAACAGGCCCGTGAGCAGGGCGTTCCGGCGTACGTCATCTTCCACGACGCCACGCTTCGCGAGATCGCCACGGTGTGGCCGACGTCGGTGCGGCAACTCGGCGGGATCAGCGGGGTCGGCGAGAAGAAGCTGGTGACGTACGGGGAGGGCGTGGTCGCGGTCCTGGCCTCATTGGGCGGGCCCCCGCAGGGTGGCACCGAGGCGGGTGCGACCGAAGGTTCGGCTGCCGGGCGTGCCGGTGGTGGTGCCGGAGCCGGTGCCCACGCAGCTGCCGGCGGGAACGCCGCCACGGACCCGGGCGCTTCGGACCTCTGGCCCGACGTGGACGAAGAGCCCGCGCCCGAGGACTGGATATAG
- a CDS encoding fumarate reductase/succinate dehydrogenase flavoprotein subunit: protein MDTLLQIPALTDAEELTCDVLVIGGGTAGTMAALTAAERGADVLLLEKAHVRHSGALAMGMDGVNNAVIPGRAEPDDYVAEITRANDGIVDQSTVRQTATRGFAMVQRLESYGVKFEKDEHGDYAVRQVHRSGSYVLPMPEGKDVKKVLYRQLRRREMRERIRIENRVMPVRVLTAPDDGRAIGAVGFNTRTGQFVTVRAGGVILATGACGRLGLPASGYLYGTYENPTNAGDGYAMAYHAGAELTGIECFQINPLIKDYNGPACAYVANPFGGYQVNRHGERFVDSDYWSGQMMAEFAAEVASDRGPVYLKLSHLPEESIASLESILHSTERPSRGTFHAGRGHDYRTHDIEMHISEIGLCGGHSASGVRVDEHARTTVPRLYAAGDLACVPHNYMIGAFVFGDLAGSDAARYTAYDGELPADQLRQAHELIYRPLRNPEGPPQPQVEYKLRRFVNDYVAPPKSGARLSLALESFERMRDDIAGMGARTAHELMRCAEVTFIRDCAEMAARASLARTESRWGLYHDRLDHPHRDDSSWFHHLDLHKSPSGAMEFTARPVAPYLVPIDEFTPVGGTSRHIGEVHAENVATAGSRDVAPVAAGAEARTAETTVSAPAAPEPALDHASSPRSSSRLLELVALAEEEPELGALLPYLSDPAPAVRREAVAVLTETLPSGTGPALAEALRDPAAAVRSAAAASLRELVETLPAEPALRDGLAAALTEADPVVRAAALDVLRALRLGDAALFAGSLTDADIAVRIEAVRALVSVDAADELARAATADPSREVRVTIARSLATVAAGRLGGDGSAESGGGHGIGPLPFTGASPVADGGADCGFASGAGAGAESGTRAGFASATGMGAGPGATIERDAVHTALVRLVDDPDALVRAAAYGALGTTGCPAPLAARAVEALADPAWQVRAGAATALSVTHPDTAVPVLAKALADPNADVRKAAVLALTRLRASEAARAALATATTDSDADVRAYAGRAL from the coding sequence GTGGACACCCTCCTGCAGATCCCCGCGCTCACCGACGCCGAAGAGCTGACCTGCGACGTCCTCGTCATCGGCGGCGGCACCGCCGGGACCATGGCCGCCCTGACCGCCGCCGAACGCGGCGCGGACGTGCTGCTCCTGGAGAAGGCCCACGTCCGCCACTCGGGCGCGCTCGCGATGGGCATGGACGGCGTGAACAACGCCGTCATCCCGGGCCGCGCCGAGCCCGACGACTACGTCGCCGAGATCACCCGCGCCAACGACGGCATCGTCGACCAGTCCACCGTCCGCCAGACCGCCACCCGCGGCTTCGCCATGGTGCAGCGCCTGGAGTCGTACGGCGTGAAGTTCGAGAAGGACGAACACGGCGACTACGCGGTCCGCCAGGTCCACCGCTCCGGCTCCTATGTGCTGCCCATGCCGGAGGGCAAGGACGTCAAGAAGGTCCTGTACCGGCAGCTGCGGAGGCGCGAGATGCGGGAGCGGATCCGCATCGAGAACCGGGTGATGCCGGTACGCGTGCTGACGGCCCCCGACGACGGGCGGGCCATCGGCGCGGTCGGCTTCAACACCCGCACAGGGCAGTTCGTCACCGTCCGCGCGGGCGGCGTCATCCTCGCCACCGGCGCCTGCGGCCGCCTCGGCCTGCCTGCCTCCGGCTACCTGTACGGCACGTACGAGAACCCCACCAACGCGGGCGACGGCTACGCCATGGCCTACCACGCGGGCGCCGAGCTGACCGGGATCGAGTGCTTCCAGATCAACCCGCTCATCAAGGACTACAACGGCCCCGCCTGCGCCTACGTCGCCAATCCCTTCGGCGGCTACCAGGTCAACCGGCACGGCGAACGCTTCGTCGACTCCGACTACTGGTCGGGGCAGATGATGGCCGAGTTCGCGGCGGAGGTCGCCAGCGACCGGGGCCCCGTCTACCTGAAGCTCAGCCATCTGCCCGAGGAGTCGATCGCCTCCCTGGAGTCGATCCTGCACTCCACCGAGCGCCCTTCCCGCGGCACCTTCCACGCCGGCCGCGGCCATGACTACCGCACCCACGACATCGAGATGCACATCTCGGAGATCGGCCTGTGCGGCGGCCATTCGGCGTCGGGCGTCCGGGTGGACGAACACGCCCGCACCACCGTCCCCCGGCTGTACGCGGCGGGCGACCTCGCCTGCGTCCCGCACAACTACATGATCGGCGCGTTCGTCTTCGGCGACCTGGCCGGGTCGGACGCCGCCCGGTACACGGCGTACGACGGTGAGCTGCCCGCCGATCAGCTGCGCCAGGCGCACGAATTGATCTACCGCCCGTTGCGCAACCCGGAGGGCCCGCCGCAGCCCCAGGTCGAGTACAAGCTGCGCCGCTTCGTGAACGACTACGTCGCCCCGCCGAAGTCGGGCGCGCGGCTGTCGCTTGCCCTGGAGTCCTTCGAGCGGATGCGCGACGACATCGCCGGGATGGGCGCCCGTACCGCGCACGAGCTGATGCGCTGCGCCGAGGTCACCTTCATCCGCGACTGCGCGGAGATGGCCGCGCGCGCCTCCCTGGCCCGCACCGAGTCCCGCTGGGGCCTCTACCACGACCGTCTCGACCACCCTCATCGTGACGACTCCTCCTGGTTCCACCATCTGGATCTGCACAAGTCCCCCTCCGGTGCGATGGAGTTCACGGCCCGGCCCGTGGCTCCGTATCTGGTGCCGATCGACGAGTTCACCCCCGTCGGCGGCACTTCGCGGCACATCGGCGAGGTGCACGCCGAGAACGTGGCGACGGCCGGTTCACGCGACGTGGCGCCCGTCGCCGCGGGGGCCGAGGCCCGCACGGCGGAGACGACCGTCTCGGCGCCCGCCGCCCCCGAACCCGCCCTCGACCACGCCTCCTCCCCCCGGTCCTCGTCCCGTCTGCTCGAACTCGTCGCCCTCGCCGAGGAGGAGCCCGAACTCGGCGCTCTGCTGCCCTACTTGTCCGACCCCGCGCCTGCCGTCCGGCGCGAGGCTGTCGCCGTCCTCACCGAGACCCTGCCTTCGGGCACCGGTCCCGCACTGGCCGAAGCGCTGCGCGACCCCGCCGCCGCGGTACGCTCCGCCGCCGCGGCCTCGCTCCGGGAACTCGTCGAGACCCTGCCCGCGGAGCCCGCCCTTCGGGACGGCCTCGCCGCCGCGCTCACGGAGGCCGACCCCGTCGTCCGTGCGGCGGCCCTGGACGTTCTGCGCGCCCTGCGTCTCGGGGACGCCGCCCTGTTCGCCGGGTCCCTCACCGACGCGGACATCGCCGTCCGGATCGAGGCCGTCCGCGCTCTGGTCTCCGTCGACGCCGCCGACGAACTGGCTCGCGCGGCGACCGCAGACCCGTCCCGCGAGGTTCGCGTCACGATCGCCAGATCCCTGGCCACGGTGGCCGCCGGACGCCTCGGCGGCGACGGGTCGGCGGAGTCCGGGGGCGGACACGGCATCGGCCCATTGCCCTTCACCGGCGCCTCACCGGTCGCGGACGGCGGAGCCGATTGCGGATTCGCTTCCGGAGCCGGAGCCGGAGCCGAATCCGGAACCAGAGCCGGTTTCGCCTCCGCCACGGGCATGGGCGCGGGTCCGGGGGCCACCATCGAGCGGGACGCCGTCCACACGGCGCTCGTCCGTCTGGTCGACGACCCCGACGCCCTGGTCCGCGCCGCCGCCTACGGGGCGCTGGGCACGACCGGCTGCCCGGCGCCGCTCGCCGCCCGCGCCGTGGAGGCCCTGGCCGACCCGGCCTGGCAGGTCCGTGCCGGCGCTGCCACCGCGCTGTCCGTGACCCACCCCGACACGGCCGTGCCGGTCCTCGCCAAGGCCCTGGCCGATCCGAACGCCGACGTCCGCAAGGCCGCCGTGCTGGCCCTGACCCGCCTGCGCGCCTCGGAGGCCGCCCGCGCCGCCCTCGCCACGGCGACGACCGACTCGGACGCCGACGTCAGGGCCTACGCGGGCCGCGCCCTTTGA
- a CDS encoding ABC transporter ATP-binding protein, producing the protein MSTSSDTRETPGPPTVRAAAGTATGSPARGTRLTLRAATLGRPDAAALADVDLDVSPGEILTVVGPSGCGKSTLLRTFAGLLPALGGAVEQDGLPIGGPAADRALVFQEDALLPWRTLQTNVELPLAIQGLRRAERRGKAADWLERVGLADRARQLPHRVSGGQRQRAQLARALAAGPRAVLMDEPFGALDAQTRAGMQNLLVEVLRGTGATVVFVTHDVDEALFLGDRVALLGAGRLVAVRDVPRPRDRAANDDPARAALRRDVLTSLST; encoded by the coding sequence GTGAGCACCTCGTCTGACACCCGTGAGACCCCCGGCCCCCCGACCGTGAGGGCCGCCGCCGGTACGGCAACGGGCTCCCCCGCGCGGGGCACCCGGCTCACCCTTCGTGCTGCCACGCTGGGCCGCCCCGACGCCGCCGCCCTGGCCGACGTCGACCTGGACGTCTCGCCGGGCGAGATCCTCACCGTCGTCGGCCCTTCGGGCTGTGGGAAGTCGACGCTGTTGCGCACGTTCGCCGGGCTGCTGCCCGCGCTGGGCGGAGCCGTCGAGCAGGACGGCCTGCCGATCGGCGGACCCGCGGCGGACCGCGCGCTGGTCTTCCAGGAGGACGCCCTGCTGCCCTGGCGCACCCTGCAGACCAACGTCGAACTGCCTCTCGCCATCCAGGGCCTTCGGCGCGCGGAACGCAGAGGGAAGGCCGCCGACTGGCTCGAGCGGGTCGGACTCGCCGACCGCGCACGGCAGTTGCCGCACCGCGTCTCAGGAGGGCAGCGCCAGCGGGCCCAGTTGGCCCGCGCCCTCGCTGCGGGCCCGCGCGCCGTCCTCATGGACGAGCCGTTCGGCGCCCTCGACGCCCAGACCCGCGCCGGCATGCAGAACCTGCTGGTGGAGGTGTTGCGGGGGACCGGGGCCACCGTCGTCTTCGTCACGCACGACGTGGACGAGGCCCTGTTCCTCGGCGACCGCGTGGCCCTGCTCGGCGCGGGCCGGCTCGTAGCCGTACGGGACGTACCCCGCCCCCGCGACCGCGCCGCAAACGACGACCCCGCGCGCGCGGCCCTGCGGCGCGACGTCCTGACCTCCCTGAGCACCTGA
- a CDS encoding ABC transporter permease: MSRYALRFASVAAALGLWQLLTSLNVDLWLRFSQFPTVADVARAFADRMAGDDYWTDLTDSLTRILSGFLLAAVVGVATGVLVARSRLAEDLLGPVLEVVRPIPAIALVPVSILLFPSNEQGIVFITFTAAFFPVMVSTRHAVRALSPGWEEAVRTMGGGRWRILGSVVLPGALPGIFGGLSVGIGVSWICVISAEMISGQYGVGYRTWQDYTVVDYPGVFVGMVTIGVLGWATSTAVELLGRRLTRWLPRTSYVPAGGRPRPRRLETPTPKPTPTPTPADSISSAVSSGSSPSASASSGGADDAVRSGPEPEGTRREHLV; this comes from the coding sequence ATGAGCCGGTATGCGCTGCGGTTCGCCTCGGTGGCCGCCGCTCTCGGTCTGTGGCAGCTGCTGACCAGCCTGAACGTCGACCTGTGGCTGCGGTTCTCGCAGTTCCCGACGGTCGCCGACGTGGCGCGCGCCTTCGCGGACCGCATGGCCGGCGACGACTACTGGACCGATCTCACCGACAGTCTCACCCGCATCCTCAGCGGCTTCCTGCTGGCCGCCGTCGTGGGGGTCGCCACGGGCGTGCTCGTGGCGCGCTCGCGGTTGGCCGAGGACCTGCTCGGACCTGTCCTCGAGGTCGTGCGGCCCATCCCCGCGATCGCCCTGGTCCCCGTCTCGATCCTCCTGTTCCCCTCCAACGAACAGGGCATCGTCTTCATCACCTTCACCGCCGCCTTCTTCCCCGTCATGGTCTCCACCCGGCACGCGGTCCGCGCGCTGAGCCCTGGATGGGAGGAAGCGGTGCGCACCATGGGCGGCGGCCGGTGGCGGATACTCGGCTCGGTCGTGCTGCCGGGTGCGCTGCCCGGCATCTTCGGCGGGCTGTCGGTCGGCATCGGCGTGTCGTGGATCTGCGTGATCTCCGCCGAGATGATCTCCGGTCAGTACGGCGTCGGTTACCGCACCTGGCAGGACTACACCGTGGTCGACTACCCGGGCGTCTTCGTCGGCATGGTCACGATCGGTGTGCTCGGCTGGGCCACCTCCACGGCCGTGGAACTCCTCGGCCGTCGGCTGACCCGCTGGCTGCCCCGCACCTCGTACGTTCCCGCCGGCGGCCGACCCCGCCCACGGCGCCTCGAGACCCCCACGCCCAAGCCGACACCGACACCGACACCGGCCGACTCCATCTCCTCCGCCGTCTCCTCCGGCTCCAGCCCGTCCGCCTCCGCCTCGTCCGGCGGCGCCGACGACGCCGTACGCAGCGGACCCGAACCCGAGGGGACGCGCCGTGAGCACCTCGTCTGA